In Cydia splendana chromosome 25, ilCydSple1.2, whole genome shotgun sequence, a single genomic region encodes these proteins:
- the LOC134802609 gene encoding zinc finger protein 492-like, giving the protein MLFNLAVHIKEQTDDMQHSDCQMETQCVDQIKEESSCSHEECSMSKAVMLASLYTNHKPLCLDSTGYGVSEAEKLAEALSDGMECGMTGMSESTMLAGVDTDHDVKDGLVLGSERVKEEPSLSESVEYGMSEAAMLADLYADHVVKDELVLGPEHPHRPDVSLVVLDWALADEDGCLQESQEHTSQPALKDCCVRLERLHYGAPAKHTIQDTTHTDSEPYSEDKMYTKVDCERVTEPVCDLCGKKFSLKSDLLKHVMTHIHTSSVEQEGSRPVVADYVFEEKPLQERVLSRDSPLALRDCCVRLEHLQHHEALAGNDTTHTDTESDTENIYARDCIINNRTTTSDTDNDNENIHAGDCKRMFICDLCGKKFALKAGLMKHVVIHIHVPANAGSVEPNNSNYKVSTNVSKDNSDIDEYVCDTCRKTFHRKYDLIRHIQNTHTQTNSKIIKTKPTVYECNKVDKITYPCDTCGIHFTQKVYLITHKRVHTDKRPYSCKICEKRFKTCGCLKIHERVHTGVKPYAGEPCNKQFQDVLLLNKHKKVHTGEKPYMCEICKKQFSNILFLNIHKVTHTGITCEICKEHFRQWEKFRIHKRTHTGGTIYTCALCNMKFASLWKFNAHKRTHTNERPYACGICGKRYTRASHLTRHNRYHTGEKPFSCKMCDKKFSEQYSLSKHILSHTGMKPYSCEICKKGFVQKGHLNKHILSHTGAKLYSCEICKKRFAQKGNLNTHIRSHTGAKPYSCEICKKRFAYKGSLNTHILSHTGAKPYSCEICKKRVQH; this is encoded by the exons ATGCTTTTTAACTTGGCAGTGCACATTAAGGAGCAGACAGACGATATGCAGCATTCTGACTGTCAGATGGAGACACAGTGTGTGGATCAAATTAAAGAGGAGTCCTCATGCTCGCATGAGGAGTGCAGCATGAGTAAGGCAGTGATGCTGGCCAGCCTGTACACCAACCACAAGCCCTTATGTTTGGACAGCACAGGCTATGGTGTAAGCGAGGCAGAAAAGCTAGCTGAGGCCCTGTCAGACGGCATGGAGTGTGGCATGACTGGCATGAGCGAGTCGACCATGCTGGCCGGTGTGGATACTGACCATGATGTAAAGGATGGGCTTGTGCTGGGATCAGAGCGTGTGAAGGAAGAGCCTTCATTGTCAGAGAGCGTAGAGTATGGAATGAGTGAGGCGGCCATGCTGGCAGACCTATATGCTGACCACGTCGTAAAGGATGAGTTAGTGCTGGGGCCGGAGCATCCACATCGGCCAGATGTATCTCTGGTAGTCCTCG ACTGGGCGCTAGCTGACGAGGACGGTTGCCTGCAGGAGTCTCAGGAGCACACCTCACAGCCGGCACTGAAGGACTGCTGCGTAAGGCTCGAGCGCCTCCACTACGGAGCCCCTGCCAAGCACACCATACAAGACACCACTCACACTGATAGTGAACCTTATTCTGAAGATAAAATGTACACTAAAGTTGACTGTGAGAGAGTGACTGAACCGGTGTGTGATCTTTGTGGCAAGAAGTTTTCTCTAAAGTCTGATTTATTGAAGCATGTCATGACACACATTCACACGTCTAGTGTGGAGCAAGAAGGCAGCCGGCCTGTTGTCGCTGACTATG TATTTGAAGAAAAGCCGTTACAGGAGCGCGTCCTTAGTCGAGACTCTCCGCTCGCGCTCCGAGACTGCTGCGTGCGGCTTGAACACCTCCAACACCACGAGGCGCTCGCCGGCAACGACACAACACATACTGACACGGAATCTGATACTGAAAACATATATGCTAGAGACTGTATCATTAACAATCGTACAACAACTAGTGACACAGACAATGATAATGAAAATATACATGCTGGAGACTGTAAGAGAATGTTTATATGCGATCTTTGTGGCAAAAAGTTCGCTTTGAAGGCGGGTTTAATGAAACATGTTGTAATCCATATACATGTACCTGCTAACGCTGGATCGGTTGAACCAAATAATTCAAACTATAAAGTAAGCACTAATGTCTCGAAGGATAACTCGGATATAGATGAATATGTGTGTGACACTTGCAGAAAAACATTTCACCGCAAATATGACTTGATTCGTCATATACAAAACACGCACACGCAAACaaattctaaaataataaaaacaaagccAACGGTCTATGAATGTAATAAAGTAGATAAGATAACATACCCCTGCGACACATGTGGAatacattttacacaaaaagtgTATTTGATTACACATAAACGAGTTCACACAGACAAAAGGCCTTATTCGTGTAAAATATGTGAAAAACGTTTTAAAACTTGTGGTTGTTTGAAAATTCATGAACGTGTTCATACTGGTGTAAAGCCATATGCGGGCGAACCGTGTAACAAGCAGTTTCAGGATGTGCTACTattaaacaaacataaaaaagttCATACAGGTGAAAAACCATATATGTGCGAAATATGTAAAAAACAGTTTTCGAACATACTGTTTTTAAACATACACAAAGTTACCCACACGGGTATTACGTGTGAAATTTGTAAGGAACATTTTAGGCAATGGGAAAAATTTCGAATTCATAAGCGAACTCACACCGGCGGGACGATATATACGTGCGCGCTGTGTAATATGAAGTTTGCAAGTCTCTGGAAATTCAATGCGCACAAACGAACACATACAAACGAGAGGCCATACGCATGTGGAATATGTGGAAAGCGGTATACACGAGCTTCCCATTTAACGAGACATAATCGGTATCACACTGGTGAAAAACCGTTCTCCTGCAAGATGTGTGATAAGAAATTTTCGGAACAATATTCTTTGAGCAAACACATACTAAGCCATACTGGAATGAAGCCTTATTCTTGCGAAATCTGCAAAAAAGGGTTCGTACAAAAAGGCCATTTGAACAAACACATACTAAGCCATACTGGAGCGAAGCTTTATTCTTGCGAAATCTGCAAAAAACGGTTCGCGCAAAAGGGCAATTTGAACACACACATACGAAGCCATACTGGAGCGAAGCCTTATTCTTGCGAAATCTGCAAAAAACGGTTTGCGTACAAGGGCAGCTTGAACACACACATATTAAGCCATACTGGAGCGAAGCCTTACTCTTGCGAAATCTGCAAAAAACG agtgcagcactag